Proteins co-encoded in one Phycodurus eques isolate BA_2022a chromosome 14, UOR_Pequ_1.1, whole genome shotgun sequence genomic window:
- the dnal1 gene encoding dynein axonemal light chain 1 isoform X2, producing the protein MVGKGTTIKEALAKWEEKTGEKCSEATVVKLICQIPPIEKLDSTLAKIPNCEKLCLSTNCIDKITNLGELKNLKILSLGRNNIKAFTGLDAVGDTLEELWISYNLIEKMKGVHLMKKLRILYMSNNLVKDWGEFSKLADLPCLEDLVFVGNPLEEKAEASWSIEAPKRVPRLKKLDGHPVIKRAEDEDGG; encoded by the exons ATGGTG GGAAAAGGAACAACAATAAAAGAAGCCCTGGCCAAATGG gAGGAGAAGACGGGGGAAAAGTGCAGCGAGGCCACAGTTGTAAAGCTCATTTGTCAGATTCCCCCGATTGAAAAATTGGATTCCACTCTTGCCAAAATCCCCAATTGCGA AAAGCTGTGTCTGTCCACAAACTGCATTGACAAAATAACCAATCTAGGGGAACTGA AAAACTTGAAAATTTTGTCATTGGGTAGAAATAATATCAAGGCCTTTACTGGCCTG GATGCAGTTGGCGACACATTAGAAGAGTTGTGGATCTCTTATAACCTGATAGAGAAAATGAAAGGTGTTCATTTGATGAAAAAACTAAGGATTCTCTATATGTCTAACAACCTAGTCAAAGATTGGG GAGAGTTTTCAAAGCTGGCTGATCTACCATGCCTTGAAGATCTGGTGTTTGTGGGAAATCCTCTAGAAGAGAAAGCTGAAGCATCTTGGTCCATTGAAGCTCCTAAAAGGGTACCCAGACTGAAAAAACTGGATG GGCATCCAGTCATTAAAAGAGCTGAAGATGAAGACGGCGGCTGA
- the dnal1 gene encoding dynein axonemal light chain 1 isoform X1, whose protein sequence is MVGKGTTIKEALAKWFVFLCVQEEKTGEKCSEATVVKLICQIPPIEKLDSTLAKIPNCEKLCLSTNCIDKITNLGELKNLKILSLGRNNIKAFTGLDAVGDTLEELWISYNLIEKMKGVHLMKKLRILYMSNNLVKDWGEFSKLADLPCLEDLVFVGNPLEEKAEASWSIEAPKRVPRLKKLDGHPVIKRAEDEDGG, encoded by the exons ATGGTG GGAAAAGGAACAACAATAAAAGAAGCCCTGGCCAAATGG tttgtgtttttgtgtgttcaggAGGAGAAGACGGGGGAAAAGTGCAGCGAGGCCACAGTTGTAAAGCTCATTTGTCAGATTCCCCCGATTGAAAAATTGGATTCCACTCTTGCCAAAATCCCCAATTGCGA AAAGCTGTGTCTGTCCACAAACTGCATTGACAAAATAACCAATCTAGGGGAACTGA AAAACTTGAAAATTTTGTCATTGGGTAGAAATAATATCAAGGCCTTTACTGGCCTG GATGCAGTTGGCGACACATTAGAAGAGTTGTGGATCTCTTATAACCTGATAGAGAAAATGAAAGGTGTTCATTTGATGAAAAAACTAAGGATTCTCTATATGTCTAACAACCTAGTCAAAGATTGGG GAGAGTTTTCAAAGCTGGCTGATCTACCATGCCTTGAAGATCTGGTGTTTGTGGGAAATCCTCTAGAAGAGAAAGCTGAAGCATCTTGGTCCATTGAAGCTCCTAAAAGGGTACCCAGACTGAAAAAACTGGATG GGCATCCAGTCATTAAAAGAGCTGAAGATGAAGACGGCGGCTGA